The Bradyrhizobium guangxiense genomic sequence GCATGCCGACCGCATCATCGTGCTCAACCGCGGCACGCTGATCGCCGAAGGCACGCCGGCCGAGGTGCGCGGCAATCCGCAGGTGCAGGCGGTCTATCTCGGCGAAGGCCTTGTCTACGATGCCCGCCATCGCGAGGGAGCATCGTTGTGAAGCTGACTGTCGAGGGCCTCAACAGCCATTACGGCCCGGCGCATATCCTGTTCGACATCGGCTTCGAGGTCGGCGAGGGCGAGGTGGTGGCGCTGCTCGGCCGCAATGGTGCCGGCAAGTCGACCACGTTCCGTTCGATTGTCGGTCTCGTCGCCCAGCGGACCGGACGCATCATGTTCGAAGGCAAGGACGTCTCGGCAAGGCCGACGCACGAGATCGTCCGCGAAGGGCTCGGCTACGTGCCGGAGGAACGGCGAATCTTCACCGACCTGACGGTGGAGGAGAATCTCGAGGTTGGCCGCCAGCCGAAGCGTCCGAACGCCCCGCACTGGACCCGTGAGAAGCTGTTCACGCTGTTTCCAAATCTCGGCGAGATGAAGAACCGTCCGGGCGGCCGCATGAGCGGTGGCGAGCAGCAGATGCTCACCATTGCCCGCACGCTGATGGGCAATCCGTCGCTGGTGCTGCTCGACGAGCCCTCGGAAGGCCTGTCGCCGAAGATCGTGGAGCAAATGGTCGAGGCCATCCTGACCATGAAGAAAGAGGGCGTCAGCATCGTCGTCTCCGAGCAGAATCTGCATTTCGCACGGCTCATCTCTGATCGCGCCTACATCATCGAGCGCGGCCGCATCTGCTTTGGCGGCACCATGGTCGAGCTGGACGCGCGTCCTGATATCCGCGACGCGCATCTGTCGTTGTGAAGGCGAAGGGAAGGGACGGCGAGCGGATGGCGAGAAGCGTTGCGGCCAGGAAAGGCGTCAAACCGGGGAAACCGGCTTACGTGCTCGACGAGCAGGTCGGCTTCATCCTGCGTCAGGTCTGGCAGCGCCACAGCTCGATCTTCGCCCGCGATATCGGCACCAACTTGACGCCGACGCAAT encodes the following:
- a CDS encoding ABC transporter ATP-binding protein gives rise to the protein MKLTVEGLNSHYGPAHILFDIGFEVGEGEVVALLGRNGAGKSTTFRSIVGLVAQRTGRIMFEGKDVSARPTHEIVREGLGYVPEERRIFTDLTVEENLEVGRQPKRPNAPHWTREKLFTLFPNLGEMKNRPGGRMSGGEQQMLTIARTLMGNPSLVLLDEPSEGLSPKIVEQMVEAILTMKKEGVSIVVSEQNLHFARLISDRAYIIERGRICFGGTMVELDARPDIRDAHLSL